In the genome of Deinococcus humi, the window TGTAGCTGACCACGGCGATCACCCGGATCACCGCGTCGGCAGTTTTGCCTCGCTGCACGGCCGCTTTTGAGCCGAGCCACACGCTCAGGCCGATTAGGGGGACCAGCGTGAACAGCGTGAGTTCCAGCGTCGCGGGAAAGCGGGCCAGCAGGGTCTCGAGCACCGGCTGCCCGCTGGTGCGCGAGAAGCCCAGGTTGCCGCCCAGGGCCAGCCCCAGCCAGCGCCAGTACTGCTCGAAGACGCTGGCGTCCAGATGATTGGTCTTGATGATCTCCGGGATGCGGGCCAGCTGCGCCAGATCGGTGGTGTAGGCCACGGCACGCTGCTCCACCGGAATCAGTTGCATGACCAAGACAATGAGAAAGGTCACGGCCAGCAGGATCAGCGGCAGCGCCATCAGGCGGCGAAGGACGAAACTCAGCACGGAGCTTCCCGCCTGAAAAGATAGAGCCGTCGCGCCAGATCCACGTCGACCAGCGCGAAGCCCTCACTAAACAGCCGCATGAAGACGGGCCGCGTGCGCTGCCGCCACTCCAGCGCCAGCGCACGCTCACCCCGCAGCAGGGCGTAGTAATCCTGTCCCGGAACGCTCATCGCCAGCGTGTCGGGGAGTCTGTCCGGCAACCCGGCAAGAAGGGGATCGAACGCCTTCCCCTCCGGCCAGGCCTGATCGGGGCGCCCGGCCAGATGCGCCTCCACGCGTGGACTGTTCAGGTCCCACTCGGCCTCCAGGCGGTCCGAAGGTGCGCCCGCGCTGATGTTTTCCATCTCGCCGTACTGGTCGGGTAGGTAGGTGCGGACGGTGGCGCCCAGCCGGTGAATATTGAGGTGTGCGTTGACGGCCAGCAGCGGGTCAAAGGTCCAGCGGACCTGCGTGATGCCGCGTTCCAGGCACCATTGCCGCTGAAAAGTTTTGAGGCGCTCTCCCAGATGCTGCTGGCGGTAGGCCGGATGCACCCCCATCCGGTGCGAGTGCTGTACCCCTGTCATGGAGGTGGGCAGGGCCTCCAGGTAGGCCCAGACCTGCCCACCTGCGTCCACCGCCCCGGCCACCAGACCGCCTACGTGTTGAATTACGCGCAACATCACCGCGTCTTCGGGTTTGTCGGTCTGCCCCCAGATGGCGTGCGCCAGCGGCACCGTCGCCGCCAGCTCCTGCGGGCCGCGCAACTCTCGGAGCGTCAGGGCCTCGGGCAGGCTGGGTGTGGTGGCAGGCGAGGTCACGCTCAGCGCCCTGCCACCGGTTGCTGCAGCGGTCCAAGCGCAAATTTTTGCTGCGTGATGGTGTCCAGAAAGGGCAGATCCAGCGTAACGCCGATGCCATGACCGGCTGGCACCGGCATCATTCCACCCACAGTTTCCAGCGGCTCGTGGATCAGGTCGCGCGCCCAGTAGCGCGAGGAACTGCTGGTGTCGCCCGGTTTGCTGAAGTTCTCCAGCGTCGCCAGGTGGATGTTGTGCGCCCGCCCGACGCCGCTTTCCAGCATGCCGCCGCACCACACCGGGGCGCTGAACGCGGCGGCCACGTCGTGCACCCGCCGCGCCTCCAGGTGGCCGCCGACACGGCCCACCTTGATGTTGACCAGTCGGCAGGCCTCCGTTTCCAGCGCCTTGCGGGCGTCCTGCGCAGTGGTGATGCACTCGTCGAGGCACAGCGGCGTGCCCATCAGCGCCTGCAATTTAGCGTGATCGCGCATGTCGTTCCAGGCCAGCGGCTGCTCGATGTAATCGAGCCCCAGGGTGTCCAGTTCGCGCAGGGTGTTCAGGTTCGCCAGCGAGTACGCGGCGTTGGCATCCACTGTGACAGGGGTCTCAGGCAAAGCCGCCCTGACCGCCCTCACCACCGCCACATCCCAGCCAGGCTGGATCTTGAGCTTGATTCGC includes:
- a CDS encoding GNAT family N-acetyltransferase — protein: MTSPATTPSLPEALTLRELRGPQELAATVPLAHAIWGQTDKPEDAVMLRVIQHVGGLVAGAVDAGGQVWAYLEALPTSMTGVQHSHRMGVHPAYRQQHLGERLKTFQRQWCLERGITQVRWTFDPLLAVNAHLNIHRLGATVRTYLPDQYGEMENISAGAPSDRLEAEWDLNSPRVEAHLAGRPDQAWPEGKAFDPLLAGLPDRLPDTLAMSVPGQDYYALLRGERALALEWRQRTRPVFMRLFSEGFALVDVDLARRLYLFRREAPC
- the menC gene encoding o-succinylbenzoate synthase; translated protein: MKIDRAELRVVSLPLLKPFRTSFGVMTEKNFVLLRLFGEGLEGVAEGVMDIRPDFREETISGALALLQDTVLPDLLGRDWANPEQVMRQLSGVRGNRMALATVEMAFWDLWSRSLERPLSTVLGGVREAVPVGVSLGIQNSVKATVDSAVAHAEQGYRRIKLKIQPGWDVAVVRAVRAALPETPVTVDANAAYSLANLNTLRELDTLGLDYIEQPLAWNDMRDHAKLQALMGTPLCLDECITTAQDARKALETEACRLVNIKVGRVGGHLEARRVHDVAAAFSAPVWCGGMLESGVGRAHNIHLATLENFSKPGDTSSSSRYWARDLIHEPLETVGGMMPVPAGHGIGVTLDLPFLDTITQQKFALGPLQQPVAGR